The DNA sequence GAGATCCACGAGTACTCTGAACTCTTCGGGTCGTTCACGTCCACCTTGATGCGTCGGTACATCCGAGAGCGACAGGAACTCAATGGCTACGAAAGCGAGGGTGACGACGACCTCACAATTGTCGGAGCGAGTGCGACGGTTGAGAATAAACTCTCTGTTTTCCAGCGCATCAACCCGTTCATCGACCCAAACATCGCCGTGGTCGAAGAAGAAGCGCGGACGATTGAGGCTGCGTTCCCCCTCGACATCCCCTCGGTTTACACGGATGAAAAACTTACTCGCAGAGCGGTTTTCAACGGTGAACACGAGGGAGGCACGCAAGCGCTCGAGGCTGCCGGTGTCGAAAGCGAAGATGATGACGTAATCAGCGAGGCGCTTTACGAGCATCTTGTCGAAGAAACGGGTGGCCCGCTAGAATTTGTCCGCGGCATTTACGCTGCGTTGCGCGAGAAACCACTCCGGCCGGACGAATTACAGCACCGACTTATCGAAGTGGCGAATCTGACCGAAGCGCAGGCAGAAATTGTCGTCTCGAACTTCATCACGATAGGGGAGGTTTCTGGCATCCTTGAACGGCGCGCGCATCTGTTCAGTTGGCCACTCGATGGGTACTACACCTGCATCAACTGTGGAACGGTGTACGACACACCACAATCGACGTGTGCAGAGTGCAATCACCACTTCGTCACGAAACTCTCTTTGTGTAACCTGTGTGGGGAAGAGTCACTGGAGTCGTGGTTCTGTCCTCACTGTGAGCGACTCGCTCCTCATACTGTCACCTCGGAGGAAGGCCGATTCGAGTATTTCCAACGAAAAGAATGTTTGTGTGAGACTATCGAAGGTGAAACCCCAGAGATGGTGCGCGTTTTCTGGCGGCCGTTCTACGAGTGTACTGACTGTGGGCATCGACAGAAGCTCGACCACGTCCACGATTGCCCCACTTGTGACGCACAGCTCGTGCTCAATAATGCCATGGACGCTCACGTTTGCTCGAATCCCGAGTGCGGTGAGTCTATCAATCTATCTGACGCTCAAGAACCGACGTGTCGGTCGTGTCATGAACCGGCGCTCGAACCCTTATCAGACGACCACGTGCAGTATTGCACCGAGTGTGGTAGCGTTTACGAAGACCCTGAAGGGCAAGAGTGCACGGCTAACGGCTGTGAAGGAGACCTGACACCAAAGCGGTTTCTCGGCTGGGTTTGTAGCGACACATCTTGCGACGAGGTTTTCTTCGGCCGGCCACCGGCGACGTGTAGTTGTGGAAACCGACGGTTCGTGCGGTCAGCTCTCTTCGACATTCGAATGGTAGCCGAATGTGATTCCTGTGAGCAACGGTTCCTTCCACACGGCCAACACGATTGTGGGTGTGAAAACACGGAGACGACTACTCGAGCACACGGCTCAAGGAATTTCAGTATGGTCGATGATAACGGCCGTATCAGAAATGCGAGCGATTTCCCTGGCGGACTCCCCTGCTTCCACGAGAATCGGCGAGAAACGTACTCAAAGAGCAAGCGATACGACTCGATGCTCCGCAGTCCAGCAAACGTAGCTGTGACGACGGCCCGTTACTTGTTACGCTCCCTTGCCGACCCAAGTGATCCAGAGACGTTCGAAGAGACCAAGTTGCTCTCATTTGCTGACAGCCAAGCTGACATGAAACAATTGGAACGCAACTTCCGCGAACCCGAGGAATCATTCTTCTTCGACCAGTTGTTTGTTGAAAGCGTGCGGTCTGAAGTCGATAATTCGGGATGGGCGCCGCTTTCAGCTGTCATCGAACGTGGGAAATCGGCTGCTAGGCAGTACGAAGCAGATCTCGCTGGCGACTCGGGTCGCCCCCCAAAGATTTTCGAAAACCTACTTGGTTATGATCAGTCTGAAAACGAATACCTGGTTGAGGAAATGGTGTCGAGGGTTCTCCCAGGTAAGTATAGTGAGCGATATCGGGGTACTCCACTACTGGATGAGGGACTCGTAGACATCCGTTTGACCGATGATATCGGTGCTCTTTCAGACGGCGAACGCGAGATTCTCTCGGCTCTCATCTCGCAAAATCACCGCTACGAACCATCTCTCATCGAGGAAGTCGAGGGTGGTCAGAATCATATTGAATTGTTGATAGAAAAAGGGTATGTCAACCGCACCGAGGACGACGGGAGTCGTTACGTTCTCGTAAACGAGGAGAAAGTCGAGTGTGCCGTCGTTGGTGACGAGACGCCAGCCCATTACAGTCCAAGTGAATCTGTGTTCATCACTTCACTCTCGATGGATCTGATCGAAGCCCCGAATGATGTTGTGGAGTTCACCATTCCCCTTAAGCAACGGGCAATTTTCTCCCATCCACATTTTTCTCTTCGTGCACAACAGGTGACAACAGGTGACCCGATGATGTTGCTTGCGAGAGCCTACTACGGTCAGACCGACCGTGAGGAACGCAGAAAGTTGGAGTACCAATTCAGACAGGGTCGCTACCCCCACTTCCTTTCTTCCGGTCCAGCAATGGAACTCGGCGTCGACATCGGTGACCTCAACACTCTCCTCCTGTACGGGACACCACCGAACGCGAACTCTTATCTCCAGCGGATAGGTCGAGCGGGTCGTGCGTCTGGAAATTCGTTAATTCATTCAGTGAGTCAGCGAAATCCCATCGATTACTACTACTACGAACACCCTGAGGAACTCATTGCTTCTGACCCACAACAGGTTCCTCTCAACGAGGTCAACCGGGAAGTCCTTCATCAATCGCTCACCTGGGCTATCCTGGATTGGGTCACCTCGACATACTGGCTCCCTTGGCGTCGTGACCAGACGGGTCTCGACGACTATGTCGTGTGTAAAGAACCGCCAACGCCACGCACCGACCCACGCCCCAACGATGTACTGCCTTTCACTGGATTGTTGGCATCTTCTAACACACAAGTCCAACATACAGGTGAGGAGGCACCACTCGAAGCACTTCGTTCAGTCATTGACGATAATCCCAGCAGCGTCGAGCAGTGGTTGACGGATATTCTTGCATTCGGGTCGTGTTCCGTTTGTGGTCGCAAACACGCCCAAGGTTACAACGGTTCGTGTAACAGACCTGAGTGCAGTGGTACAGTCGAACCCGTTCTCGACATGTTCGATGACGTGATCGCAAGCGTCCTGACGGGTACACCAGACCACAAGAGTCTCGAAGAGACCATTATCGACCTCTACGACACGCAGTGGGCGGCCATTGACAGTGACCTCATAGAATTAGAAGATGAACGGTCAGACATCCGTCGTGAAACTCGCCGATCGAGGGACCTCAAGCAAAAAAAGGAATTGGAAGAGCAGAAACAGCAGATTCGACGCCGGATTAATCTGTTATCCGACTACCTCACGCGCCTCGAAGGGATGGACTTCGGCAAGTATCTGAGCCGGGAAAGTCCCTCGGCATTTGGTCTGCGCTCTGTGGGCGATGTAGTTGATTACCAACTCATTGGCGAGGATTTCGAGACCGTCAATGACGGGACTCGAGATCGACGTATCGCCCTTTCGGAACTCCATCCTGGTAGCGCCTATCTACACGACGGGGAAACCTACGTCGTAACACGCGTATACTGGGAACCACTTGAATCAGCTCGTCTCAGTGAGGCGGTTGAAGATACTGCCATCTGTCCTACGTGTGCTGAAGAATACGATACGGACACCTCTCACTGTACTGCGTGTGGCACGCGGCTGAAACGATTAGTGACAAAAGTGCCCGAGCGAATAATTGCTTATCAGCATGACCTCCCACTTGGGTCGACGCCGAACGCCCAGCAATTGCAACCAGCAAGCATCTACCAGAGTTCGCAGGAGGTACAAGGAACGTACGCGCCCGTGGTGACGGATGCAGGCGACTCCTTCGACCCATCTGTCTCGTACGACATCGTTGACGAGGAAGGTACCGTCCACGGACGATTCGAATATGGAGATGTCACCATTCATGCCTCCACGACCAAATTCTTGGCCACCTACAAAGACGGCGGAACAGACCCACTACCGAACGTTTTCGAGATGTGTGGTGTCGAAGGCTGTAGTGGCGTCGTCGCGACAGTTGGCGATTCTGCGTGCTGCACCAACAACCCCGAGCATCCGACTAGGGAGAGCATCGCGGTCCGTCCCGCGACAAGGTTCAATACCAAAGCAGTTCGCGTCCAGTTCGATAACAAGGAATTGGAGCACGGGTTCGCTCACGGACTCCGAGTGGCCCTTCAGTACATCGGCGGCGTGAGCGTCCGGCAAGTGCCGGAATCCATCGAAGACGACGGAACGTTGGTGTACGATTCCGACGAGGGCGGCAGCGGAATCACCGTCCTCCTGACGCAGGACGACGGTAAAAAATTCGAGCAAGCGATTCGCATCATGCGCGACGCCTTCTTGTCGGGAGGGTCGAAGTGTAACTGTGAAAATGGGTGTCCGTTCTGTATCTACCAGTATGGCTGTGTCGAACAGAACGACCCTGAATCATTCGAGAAAGACGAACTGCTAGAATTGCTAGCCAACGATCTCCACCTCGAATCACGAACCGATGACTAAGACAGACATCACTACCCTTTGTGAACGCCTCAGTACGAGGTCTCCAATGCGTATTTGGGGGCTTTCACCCCAGAGTATCTATACTGCACTGGCCGCAACCACAGCTACCGACAGCGTTTCCGACCGCCTTTCACCCCACATTCGAGCAGAGCTGTTGCACACGAACGACGAGCGTGAGCCAGCGGATGTGGCCGCCTTTCACGAGTGGTTACTCGAAGAACTCGGGCTCGTTTCTGGGAACACTCTCACCCTTCTCGGTACGTTGGTTCTCACTTCAGCACACCCTGAACCGCTTATCCGGGCAACCGCGGTCACTCGACTCGATAACGCCGAGGTTGTGCTTCGGTCGTGCAGCGACATTGAGGAGAGTCTCCGCCGTCGTGAATTCGACAGCCTCCTCGCAGATGAGTGGGATACACTCGTTCTCACTCCTGTTCTCAGCGCACTCGGATTCGTCACCATCTATTCCGACAGCGTCGAATCGAACCTTGAACGAATCGAGTCTGCCCTTACCGCACAGCGCGAGAAATCTTCGATGCAGGCAGTTCGAGATGCGTACGGCCACGTCCTCCCTCACTTGTTGAATGTGGAGGACGAACGATGTTTACTTGATGTCGCAAAACGAGTTGTCGGCGAGACTCCTAGTACAGACTTTCCTGTGGAAGCGGTGGCAGCGGGACTCGCAAGCGAATCCGAAACTGTCATCGACTCAGAGGGCCTTGAGAAGGCAATCGTTGAGCAGCGCGAACACTATTCAACGCACTACGACGAACTTCGGTCACTTCTCGTTGGTTCCGATACTCAAACTCTCACCCGCGCTGAGGTAGATACCTCAATTGAAAAAACTGCGGTTCTCGACGATGATGATCTCAATGAAGCAGCGAGCGAGCTCCTCGTAAACGTGCTCGCGACCGTTGATAAATATCCCGAACATTCCAGATTCGATCTCGTGTTCATCACTCGACGTCTCTCTGCGACGGAGTACGAAATTCACCAGGCACTGAACTCGATTCCCGGAGTTGAGTGTACAGTCTCCCCGAACGGATTAGTAGAGTTCACTTCGCTTCCCGACTCAATCGTGGGTGAAGACCTCCGAGACGAGTACATGGCACATCTTATCGATAGGTGTTCGACGGTTAAACAGCGTCTCGATGCACTCACAGATGTGACGATCGAAGTCGAACCGCCTGCTGGCGTTGCTGAACGGATGGTTGCACAGGAGTTTGCCAAACTGCGCGATGGTGACGTTGCACCAACCTATTTCACGTACACGCTCATCAATCCTGAAGCATTGGGTGAGAAACGAATGAATGCGTATGTGGGCGATTCGCGTGGATTGGGCCAGGAACGTGCCCATCTGCGTCGGTGGCACGAACACCGTCCGTCGGGACTTCGATCTTACACGTCAATGACCGATCGACTATTCAGCCTCGGTTTGGAGCGCGACTTCGAGAATAAGGTCTTGCGAATAATGACGCCGTTCGATGACGACACCTTCAACGAGTACGTCGCCCAGATTCGTCGCCTTCTCGAACACGGGTTCGAAGTTCGATTGTTAACGCGGCATACGAAACAACCCTGGGAGTGGGAACGGCTTCAGGAAAACCTATTCAGCGAAATCAAAGACCACCGCGACCGTCTCACCGTCCGGACGTATTCTCGGTTCAAAGAGCACCAGCGAGTGACCCCAGATATGGAGTTCCGCAATCTAGGCGAATTCGGGATTCATGGGAAGGTTTACACGATAGGACATGCCGATGAAGGAGCTGCCCTACTGGGGTCTGCGAACTTCATGGAGAACAGCTACAACTGGAATCCTGAATGCGGGGTCTACACTGAGCGAACTCAGTTTGTTGAGGCCGCTATCGAATTCTTCGATATCGTGTGGACTCTCTCTGAAGCAGATGAATTGGATATTGAGCGTCTTCAAGAGATTCCCAACCGTCAATTGGTGCCGACACACTATAGTTGAAATAGCTCGTTTCTATGGTTTCATTCCAAAATCTCTCTGTCGCCCATTTCTTCGTGAATTATTTTCTGTTGGGGTGATTTTCAGCACCGACCATTAGAGTTCTATCTTTTGAAGTTTCAATGCGAGTTTACCAATTTCTGTCCGTTCCTCAATCTCTACTAACCATCTGTGAGGTAACGCACTCGCTCCAAACCGCGCTCCAGCAAGTGCTCCTGTGACGGCACCGATCGTGTCTGTGTCCCCACCACGATTAACGGTTGTAATTATCGCTTCCTCTGCATTTTCAGCAGTCAATGCATCGTGAAGCGCGGTCTGCAATGTGTAAATCACATATCCAGATGTCCTGAGGGAATCTGGTATCTCTCCGTTCGCAATAGGCGACAGAGCATTGAGCAGTTCTTCTGGAGCCTCATTTTCAACAAATTCGAGTGCATGAGAAAGGGGAGCGTCGTCACCCCGCAAAATACCTGCGATCGTGAGGTTCAGCACAACACACCCTTCCTGACAACGAGGGTCAGCATGGGTGATTAGTGAAGATTGACGACTGACCTCTGCAAGTGATTCATCGTCTTCACTATAGGCAATGGCAAGAGGCGCACACCGCATCACACTCCCGTTACCAGCATTGCCTCCTTCTTGAGTCGACTCCCAGACTTCTCGACCAGCCTCGTCCCACGAACTGCCCTGCTGCAACTTCGATATTGACCTTTTCGTCATTCTCCCCATATCAAATGGACCTTGTTCTGCCCATCTGACGAAGCGGTCGGCAACATCTGCTGGGTTAAAATGGCCACACTCAACAAGACTTCGCGCGATACAGAGGGCTTGGTCGGTATCGTCAGTGAGCGTTCCTGCGGGTTGATTCCACGTTCCGTACCCCTCCATCTCGGTCAAGCGGCCGTACTTGTCCTCGATGGCACTTGCTGATTTGAATTCTACCGGCCGTCCAAGGGCATCCCCACACGCGAGACCCAACAACACCCCCTCCGCACAATCCTCGTCCATACGAAAATACTGTCAACCAGTTATAAATAATTGAGTATGGAGTGGCATACTCTGAACCTAACCCAATGGTTGGTGAAATTTCAAGAACCCCCTCTACCTATCTCGTGTATGAGTGATTCTTCCGCCGAGGCAGACGTCTTCTTATCTCTTGCAAATTGGCTCGACTCTCGTGATTACCAATTCTATGTTCACATCCCGAAAAGCCACCACCAGATTCAGGGATATAAGCAAGTGCTACAATCCTACCCCTCTCACACAATCTCCATCGGACCATACAAGCCCGATGTCTTAGGAATCACGCCTGCAAACCGAGTGTTTGCTATCGAAGTAAAAGGCACGACAAATTTGAGGAAGGGCCTTGGACAAGCGATAAGCTATCAGCGTGGAGTAGACCGCGCCCATCTTGCAGCTGATGCTTCGAACATTTCTCGCATCCGTGATCTCTCCCTGTCTAAAGGTATTGGGGTTCTCGGTGTCGATTCGAAGACACACGAAGTCACCGAGTGCAATCCCTATTCGGTAGATATGAAAGACTTACTCTACAACACTCGCCATCAGCTAGAAAACGCCCAAGTAACGGGCACCCAGGTTTCCCTCATTCTCCCGAAGTATGCCGATCCATTAAATCAGTTGATGCCCGTTCTCGCGGTTGGAGCACATTCGAAAACTACCAAGTCGGAGATTGGACAACTCGTTTCAGACACCAATTATCCGTACAAACGAGAGTACAACCGGATGATTCGGCTTGCCCAGTATCTTGGGATGATTCGAGAGGTAGACAACAGTTTCGAACTAACTGAGCAGGGTGAGGTGGGCCTGACACTCTTGAAAGGATACAACGTTGCAGATGTCCCTGATTTGATGAACCTCAAGGGAGGTGGTTCAGTGAAGGCGAACCATCCACCGATTGCGACGTATCTCCGAAATCGGTTTGCTTCTGCTCCCGATTTCA is a window from the Haladaptatus sp. ZSTT2 genome containing:
- a CDS encoding helicase-related protein; this encodes MVDDNGRIRNASDFPGGLPCFHENRRETYSKSKRYDSMLRSPANVAVTTARYLLRSLADPSDPETFEETKLLSFADSQADMKQLERNFREPEESFFFDQLFVESVRSEVDNSGWAPLSAVIERGKSAARQYEADLAGDSGRPPKIFENLLGYDQSENEYLVEEMVSRVLPGKYSERYRGTPLLDEGLVDIRLTDDIGALSDGEREILSALISQNHRYEPSLIEEVEGGQNHIELLIEKGYVNRTEDDGSRYVLVNEEKVECAVVGDETPAHYSPSESVFITSLSMDLIEAPNDVVEFTIPLKQRAIFSHPHFSLRAQQVTTGDPMMLLARAYYGQTDREERRKLEYQFRQGRYPHFLSSGPAMELGVDIGDLNTLLLYGTPPNANSYLQRIGRAGRASGNSLIHSVSQRNPIDYYYYEHPEELIASDPQQVPLNEVNREVLHQSLTWAILDWVTSTYWLPWRRDQTGLDDYVVCKEPPTPRTDPRPNDVLPFTGLLASSNTQVQHTGEEAPLEALRSVIDDNPSSVEQWLTDILAFGSCSVCGRKHAQGYNGSCNRPECSGTVEPVLDMFDDVIASVLTGTPDHKSLEETIIDLYDTQWAAIDSDLIELEDERSDIRRETRRSRDLKQKKELEEQKQQIRRRINLLSDYLTRLEGMDFGKYLSRESPSAFGLRSVGDVVDYQLIGEDFETVNDGTRDRRIALSELHPGSAYLHDGETYVVTRVYWEPLESARLSEAVEDTAICPTCAEEYDTDTSHCTACGTRLKRLVTKVPERIIAYQHDLPLGSTPNAQQLQPASIYQSSQEVQGTYAPVVTDAGDSFDPSVSYDIVDEEGTVHGRFEYGDVTIHASTTKFLATYKDGGTDPLPNVFEMCGVEGCSGVVATVGDSACCTNNPEHPTRESIAVRPATRFNTKAVRVQFDNKELEHGFAHGLRVALQYIGGVSVRQVPESIEDDGTLVYDSDEGGSGITVLLTQDDGKKFEQAIRIMRDAFLSGGSKCNCENGCPFCIYQYGCVEQNDPESFEKDELLELLANDLHLESRTDD
- a CDS encoding ADP-ribosylglycohydrolase family protein, whose amino-acid sequence is MDEDCAEGVLLGLACGDALGRPVEFKSASAIEDKYGRLTEMEGYGTWNQPAGTLTDDTDQALCIARSLVECGHFNPADVADRFVRWAEQGPFDMGRMTKRSISKLQQGSSWDEAGREVWESTQEGGNAGNGSVMRCAPLAIAYSEDDESLAEVSRQSSLITHADPRCQEGCVVLNLTIAGILRGDDAPLSHALEFVENEAPEELLNALSPIANGEIPDSLRTSGYVIYTLQTALHDALTAENAEEAIITTVNRGGDTDTIGAVTGALAGARFGASALPHRWLVEIEERTEIGKLALKLQKIEL
- a CDS encoding phospholipase D-like domain-containing protein, producing MAAFHEWLLEELGLVSGNTLTLLGTLVLTSAHPEPLIRATAVTRLDNAEVVLRSCSDIEESLRRREFDSLLADEWDTLVLTPVLSALGFVTIYSDSVESNLERIESALTAQREKSSMQAVRDAYGHVLPHLLNVEDERCLLDVAKRVVGETPSTDFPVEAVAAGLASESETVIDSEGLEKAIVEQREHYSTHYDELRSLLVGSDTQTLTRAEVDTSIEKTAVLDDDDLNEAASELLVNVLATVDKYPEHSRFDLVFITRRLSATEYEIHQALNSIPGVECTVSPNGLVEFTSLPDSIVGEDLRDEYMAHLIDRCSTVKQRLDALTDVTIEVEPPAGVAERMVAQEFAKLRDGDVAPTYFTYTLINPEALGEKRMNAYVGDSRGLGQERAHLRRWHEHRPSGLRSYTSMTDRLFSLGLERDFENKVLRIMTPFDDDTFNEYVAQIRRLLEHGFEVRLLTRHTKQPWEWERLQENLFSEIKDHRDRLTVRTYSRFKEHQRVTPDMEFRNLGEFGIHGKVYTIGHADEGAALLGSANFMENSYNWNPECGVYTERTQFVEAAIEFFDIVWTLSEADELDIERLQEIPNRQLVPTHYS